In Brachypodium distachyon strain Bd21 chromosome 2, Brachypodium_distachyon_v3.0, whole genome shotgun sequence, one genomic interval encodes:
- the LOC100836447 gene encoding glutaredoxin-C1, whose translation MDRVTKLAGQRAVVIFSMSSCCMCHSVMRLFRELGVNPTVVELDEDPRGKEMDKALVRLLGRNPAVPAVFIGGRLVGSTDKVMSLHLSGNLVPLLRNAGALWV comes from the coding sequence ATGGACCGGGTGACGAAGTTGGCGGGGCAGCGGGCGGTGGTGATCTTCAGCATGAGCTCCTGCTGCATGTGCCACTCGGTGATGCGGCTGTTCCGGGAGCTCGGGGTGAACCCGACGGTGGTggagctggacgaggacccgAGAGGGAAGGAGATGGACAAGGCCCTGGTGAGGCTCCTGGGCCGCAACCCGGCTGTGCCCGCGGTGTTCATCGGCGGCAGGCTCGTCGGCTCCACCGACAAGGTCATGTCCCTCCACCTCAGCGGCAACCTCGTCCCGCTGCTCCGCAATGCAGGGGCGCTCTGGGTGTAG